From one Neorhizobium galegae genomic stretch:
- a CDS encoding IclR family transcriptional regulator yields the protein MTVAAVSRCLTLLEVLAGEAGAIELSDLAGRLDMPASAVHRLLTTLIGHGWVTQDAASQHYALSLRLSALAFRNLDARNVPDVVQSVLNRLAAETQEYCRLAILEGQDLVWVARAQGATTGLRYDPDMGQEIVLHATANGKAWLSTLPEERALEIVYSRGFTAKRKLGPNSARSIDELRVRLNETRERGFATSVEEGEAGTAAVAVPFRTSSDIEAPVAGTISVAGPLMRITEDRWPDLVRSLNKAAAELSDIWPLRVRQRTMTPLIVATGAVR from the coding sequence TTGACCGTTGCAGCCGTATCACGATGCCTCACCCTTTTGGAAGTGCTGGCTGGAGAAGCAGGAGCGATTGAGTTGTCCGACCTCGCCGGACGCCTCGATATGCCGGCTAGTGCGGTCCATCGTCTTTTGACGACGCTGATTGGCCACGGGTGGGTGACCCAAGATGCCGCGAGTCAACACTATGCCCTGTCTCTTAGATTGAGCGCCTTAGCGTTCCGGAACCTTGATGCGCGGAATGTGCCTGACGTGGTCCAATCCGTTTTGAATCGGTTGGCCGCGGAAACGCAGGAATATTGTCGCCTAGCAATCCTTGAAGGTCAGGATTTGGTGTGGGTGGCACGCGCACAAGGTGCGACAACCGGTCTCCGATATGATCCGGACATGGGACAAGAGATTGTTCTTCACGCAACGGCGAACGGGAAGGCATGGCTTTCCACTCTTCCCGAAGAACGGGCGTTGGAAATCGTCTACTCTCGCGGCTTCACGGCTAAACGAAAGCTCGGTCCTAATTCTGCTCGATCAATCGATGAACTCAGAGTTCGGCTGAATGAAACCCGCGAACGGGGCTTCGCGACCTCTGTCGAAGAGGGAGAGGCTGGTACTGCAGCGGTTGCGGTTCCGTTTCGAACAAGTTCTGACATCGAAGCTCCGGTAGCTGGAACGATCTCGGTTGCAGGGCCCCTAATGCGGATAACCGAAGATCGTTGGCCTGACTTAGTCCGTTCTCTCAATAAGGCGGCGGCGGAGCTGAGCGATATCTGGCCTCTCCGAGTTCGTCAGCGAACCATGACCCCTTTGATTGTTGCTACCGGGGCAGTGCGGTAG
- a CDS encoding ribokinase, with amino-acid sequence MIVTFGSINVDLIYLVEEIPQAGQTVLARGSRTEAGGKGANQALAAARDGAKVVMTGAVGDDAMAPIALQNLEGKVDISRVVRSREPTGSAAIMIDANGRNMIAVAAGANLAAQSDGVEDELLRNASYVLMQMESHATQIENLIRRVSNHPAKSILNLAPAYRLDRDLLSLIDIVIVNEDEAEALAGWLGCEPGARSLSDALNTGVLRTMGGEGAEAFINGEELRVPALPVDAVDTTAAGDCFVGVLASALDRGLSFDAAMRRAATAAAIACSRPGSQSSIPHITETDSWMT; translated from the coding sequence ATGATCGTCACGTTTGGATCAATCAATGTTGACCTCATCTACCTGGTCGAGGAGATACCTCAAGCGGGTCAGACCGTCTTAGCGCGGGGTTCGCGAACCGAGGCTGGAGGGAAGGGGGCCAACCAAGCGTTGGCGGCTGCGCGGGATGGCGCAAAGGTCGTCATGACGGGGGCGGTCGGTGACGACGCCATGGCCCCTATCGCCCTTCAGAATTTGGAGGGCAAGGTCGATATCAGCCGCGTGGTCCGATCGAGGGAACCCACTGGCTCCGCCGCGATAATGATCGATGCCAATGGCCGCAACATGATTGCGGTTGCAGCAGGTGCCAACCTTGCCGCGCAGTCTGATGGTGTTGAAGATGAGCTGCTTCGGAATGCAAGTTACGTCCTGATGCAGATGGAGAGCCACGCTACTCAGATCGAAAATCTAATCAGACGCGTCTCCAATCATCCTGCAAAATCGATCCTCAACCTCGCGCCTGCCTACCGGCTGGATCGCGACCTTCTGTCCTTGATCGACATCGTAATCGTCAACGAAGACGAGGCCGAAGCTCTTGCAGGTTGGCTTGGATGCGAGCCGGGCGCGAGATCATTGTCAGACGCTCTCAACACCGGGGTCTTGCGTACCATGGGAGGCGAGGGAGCCGAAGCTTTCATCAACGGCGAGGAGTTAAGAGTACCGGCGCTCCCCGTCGATGCCGTGGATACGACTGCAGCTGGCGACTGCTTTGTGGGCGTGCTGGCTTCAGCTCTCGATCGAGGCCTCTCTTTCGACGCGGCGATGCGGCGAGCGGCAACGGCCGCTGCAATTGCCTGCTCCCGCCCGGGAAGCCAGTCGAGTATTCCGCACATTACCGAGACGGATAGTTGGATGACCTGA